The window TCAAGCGCTTCCTCGCAGAACCCGCACGCCTGGTGCGACATCGCCTCGAACTCCTCCGTGTCCCCCGTCGCCATCACGTACGGGTAGAGCTCGATGAAGTACTCCGCCGCAACCGCCGCCCCCTCCGCGTCGTCGCGGTCCATCGCGGCCGGCCGCTCCGGCTTCGCCGGCAGCGACGAGGACACGGACGGGCTCGCAGACGCCGTCGGCGTCGGATCGCCGGTCGCGGAGCCAGAGGCGTCGGGATCCGGCGTCGGGCCCGTGCAAGCCGACAACACCAGGCCCGCCGCGACGACCAGCCCCACCGTGCGCATCACCACGTCGCTCATCCGCATCCCCCGCCGCTCAGACCCCACCGTTGCGTATCCGCAACGGCCGATAAAAACGCTAGCCGGGCCCCTGTGATCCGGAAAGTGGGCCCTGTGGAAAACCTGGCCCAAGGGAGGCTCCGCCAGGCGCTCAGCGCGGAACATCGTGCGCGAACGATCGCCATCCACACCTATCGGTATCTTTTATGCGCATTGAGTGGCGGATCGTGAGATTGCTCTACACACTGGTGCCATGACATCTCACCACACCGCCGTCGAGCCGGCCGCACCCACGCAGAGACCGAGACCCTCGTGAACAGGTACACCGCGGTCGCGTACCGCGACGAGAGGCACTGGACGCTGCGCGCGATCGGCGTCCCCGGGGCAGTCACCCAGGCCACGTTCCTGGACGACGCCGAAACCGCCCTGCGCACGCTGCTCGCGCGCCTCACCGGTGAGGACGTCGACAGCTTCGCCATCGACCTCGCGCCGATCCCGGGACCCGGTGGGTTCGACTGAACGCACACAAGCCGACGGCACATAAGAGATGTGTTGCGGTGCATCGACGTTGTCTACGCACCGCAACACATCCCACCGAATACCTGTCTCCGCCGGCGCGGTCGGCCGAGCTCAGCGCCCGCTACGCTCCCGACGCCGCTCCTGCTCGTCCACCTGGGCCAGCAGCTCCTCGGTGTCGGGCTCGGGCTCCATGGAGAGCTGCTCCAGGTGGTCCCGCAGCCGGTCCACGAGGCGGCCCACCGCGTCCCGCCGCCCGGAGGCGATCTCCGCGCGGATGCCGTTGCGCCAGGACCGCTCGTCCACGGGGTCGGCGAGCCGCCCCACCTGCGAGGCGTGCCGGGCCATCGCCACGTCGCCCGCCAGCAGCGCGCGGCGCGCCACCTCGTGGGAGACGTCGACCACGCCCGACGAGATCGTGTGCATCAGCTGCTCCGCCCACGCGTACTTGCGCAGCGGCACACCCTCGAACGGTCGCCCGCGCACCATGTCCAGCGCGGCGAGCAGGTCCGGCGTCGGCGTCTGCGAGAGGTCGGGGCCGACCAGGTCGCAGAACAGGTGCCAGTCGGTCCGGACCCCACGCAGCCGGTAGCCGGCGGACTCGAGGTCGGCCTGGCCGCCGTCGTCCGTGGACCAGTAGCGCGGCAGGTGCTCGTGGCCGGACGGGTCGGTGCCCAGCCAGCGTCGGGCGCGCGAGACGGCGGACCGGCGGGTCGCGAGATTCGGCTCACGGGACGGCCACAGCGCCTTCGAGATGTCCGACCCGCGCGAACCCGGGTGGAACGCGAGGAACGCGATCAGCTCGGTCGCCTGCCGCTGGTGCGTTGTCGGCAGCTCGACGCCGGTCGTCCCGGCGAGCTCCACGCTCCCCAGCACGCGCACAACAGGAGCGGTGACCTCGGCAGGCGCGACCCGCGATCCGACGTCGACCCCCGAGACAACCGGCGTACCCAGCGGCGGTGTCGCGACACTCACGGCGGCCGTCGCCCACGGGGCGAAGCCCGCAGGAACCGCAACCGGCGCAGTCGAACCACCCGACGGCCCAGAGACGTAGCCCGGCGTCGGCGCAAGACCATCCGCATGGCCGCCCCCGACGTCCGAATCCGCGGCACCAGCGCGGACAACGTCCATCGGGATCTCCTCCAGCGTCGGTTCGGTGCGATCGATCGACCGGCTCCACGTGGGGCCGGGCGCGGTCTCGGGTTCGGCCAGCAAGGCCAGGGCTTGCGCGTAGGTAGCGGCGTCGAGCTGTTGCGGACGCACGGCGACATAGGCGGGCGTGAGGATGCCGCGTGTGGTGTCGCCGTTGGTGAGCTCGCCGGTCAGGTCGAGCACCCAGTCGCCGACCTCCGCGCTGGAGGTCACCGCCGCGATCCCCACCCCGGGCACCCGTT is drawn from Promicromonospora sp. Populi and contains these coding sequences:
- a CDS encoding DUF6318 family protein, with amino-acid sequence MSDVVMRTVGLVVAAGLVLSACTGPTPDPDASGSATGDPTPTASASPSVSSSLPAKPERPAAMDRDDAEGAAVAAEYFIELYPYVMATGDTEEFEAMSHQACGFCEEALEQANEIDEEGWAYAGGESSLSVTQVYMRDEVTGIYPLDTEISQAPSRITGPNGDEIYSVESKRFDRRVEMGTRDGEWVVVTVAPIPGADQ